A DNA window from Setaria viridis chromosome 2, Setaria_viridis_v4.0, whole genome shotgun sequence contains the following coding sequences:
- the LOC117844800 gene encoding protein MET1, chloroplastic, giving the protein MAALAHQVGANQPPLLSSPARLPRSSNARLLVLPAAAASLGGRGVRLGARRAAAVVVRASSEAKAEAETKTEGGGGEEEEERPYEEYEITIEKPYGLKFAKGRDGGTYIQAIFPGGAAEKTGQFTVGDKVLATSAVFGDEIWPAAGYGQTMYSIRQRSGPLYMKMERRFGKWDGAGELSEKEIIRAERNSGVVSGRVREIQLQNYQRKMEQKMQREEDLRTGLRLYKDGKYEEALEKFESVLGSKPESNEASIASYNVACCYSKLDRIQAGLSALEDALKAGYEDYKRIRTDPDLENLRKSEQFDPLMKNYDESFINENALNAIKSLFRFGKN; this is encoded by the exons ATGGCGGCGCTGGCTCACCAGGTGGGCGCCAACCAGCCGCCGCTGCTCTCATCCCCGGCCCGCCTCCCACGGAGCAGCAATGCGAGGCTGCTGGtgctcccggcggcggccgcgtcccTCGGCGGACGCGGCGTGAGGCTGGGCGCGCggagggccgccgccgtcgtcgtccgggCGTCGTCGGAggcgaaggcggaggcggagaccaagacggagggcggcggaggcgaggaggaggaggagcgcccgTACGAGGAGTACGAGATCACGATCGAGAAGCCGTACGGGCTCAAGTTCGCCAAGGGCCGCGACGGGGGCACATACATCCAGGCCATcttccccggcggcgccgccgagaaGACCGGCCAGTTCACCGTCGGCGACAAGGTGCTCGCCACCAG CGCCGTCTTCGGGGATGAAATCTGGCCGGCGGCAGGGTACGGCCAAACCATGTACAGCATCCGTCAGAGGTCCGGCCCTCTATACATGAAGATGGAGAGAAGGTTTG GTAAGTGGGATGGTGCTGGTGAGCTCTCCGAGAAGGAGATCATAAGAGCTGAGAGGAACTCTGGAGTGGTCAGCGGCAGGGTGAGGGAGATCCAG TTGCAAAACTACCAGAGGAAGATGGAGCAGAAGATGCAGAGGGAAGAGGACCTCCGCACGGGGCTCAGGCTGTACAA GGATGGGAAGTATGAGGAGGCATTGGAGAAGTTCGAGTCAGTTTTGGGATCGAAACCGGAGAGCAATGAGGCTTCCATTGCCAGCTACAATGTTGCCTGCTGCTACTCCAAACTCGACCGG ATACAAGCAGGGCTTTCTGCATTGGAAGACGCCCTGAAAGCAGGATATGAAGACTATAAG CGAATCCGCACCGACCCGGATCTCGAAAACTTGAGGAAATCGGAGCAATTCGATCCCCTGATGAAGAACTACGACGAGTCGTTCATCAACGAGAACGCCCTCAATGCCATCAAATCCTTGTTCAGATTCGGCAAGAACTGA
- the LOC117844799 gene encoding ADP-glucose phosphorylase has translation MAEASRTSEARRDAVFGRWVVFSPARSRRPTDLKSHNPTNPSPAPGAEAPKPSCPFCAGRESECAPQIFRVPPDGSLPWRIRVIENLYPALRRDVEPPPAREGGDGGQAEEEEEPGERALSGFGFHDVVIETPRHDVRLWDLDAEGVRDVLLAYAARVRQLGEHLAVKYVQVFKNHGASAGASMAHSHSQMLGTPFVPPSVKSRLNCMKEVFDKSGKCSLCEIRSKDILISETPNFSAIVPFAASYPFEIWIIPRQHLSYFHEIDQNKALDLGSLLKTMLQKLSKQLNDPPFNFMVHSAPFGLSSSCLPYAHWFLQIVPQLSVIGGFELGSGCYINPVFPEDAAKILRELDCST, from the exons ATGGCGGAAGCTTCGAGAACCTCGGAGGCGCGCCGGGACGCCGTGTTCGGGCGGTGGGTCGTCTTCTCGCCGGCGCGCTCGCGCCGCCCCACCGACCTCAAGTCCCACAACCCCACCAACCCTAGCCCCGCCCCCGGGGCCGAGGCCCCCAAGCCGTCCTGCCCCTTCTGCGCCGGCCGCGAGTCCGAGTGCGcgccccagatcttccgcgtgCCGCCCGACGGCTCGCTGCCGTGGCGGATCCGCGTCATCGAGAACCTCTACCCCGCGCTGCGGCGCGACGTcgagccgccgcccgcgcgggaggggggcgacggcgggcaggcggaggaggaggaggagcccgggGAGCGCGCCCTGAGCGGGTTCGGGTTCCACGACGTGGTCATCGAGACGCCGCGCCACGACGTGCGGCTCTGGGACCTGGACGCCGAGGGGGTCCGCGACGTGCTGCTCGCCTACGCGGCGCGCGTGCGGCAGCTTGGGGAGCACCTTGCGGTGAAGTATGTGCAG GTGTTCAAGAACCATGGGGCATCTGCTGGGGCGTCAATGGCACATTCACACAGCCAGATGCTGGGGACTCCCTTTGTCCCTCCCTCTGTTAAATCTCGGCTTAACTGCATGAAGGAGGTTTTTGACAAATCAGGGAAATGCAGCCTTTGTGAGATTAGGTCCAAAGATATCCTGATCAGTGAGACGCCCAATTTTTCTGCCATTGTTCCTTTTGCAGCATCATATCCATTTGAGATATGGATTATTCCTCGACAACATCTTTcttattttcatgaaattgATCAGAATAAG GCACTGGATCTTGGGTCTCTGTTGAAGACAATGCTGCAAAAGTTGTCTAAGCAGCTTAATGACCCACCATTCAATTTTATGGTCCACAGTGCACCATTCGGGCTCTCATCATCCTGCCTGCCTTACGCACACTGGTTCCTCCAGATCGTGCCCCAGTTAAGTGTAATAGGTGGGTTTGAGCTTGGAAGTGGGTGCTACATCAATCCAGTTTTTCCTGAAGATGCTGCCAAGATTTTGAGGGAACTAGACTGTTCAACCTAG
- the LOC117845752 gene encoding large ribosomal subunit protein eL15z: protein MGAYKYVSELWRRKQSDVMRFVQRVRCWEYRQQPAIVRLTRPTRPDKARRLGFKAKQGYVVYRVRVRRGGRKRPVPKGIVYGKPKHQGVTQLKFQRNKRSVAEERAGRKIGGLRVLNSYWVNEDSTYKYFEIILVDVAHAAIRNDPRINWLCKDVHKHRELRGLTSAGKKYRGLRGKGSSHHKNRPSRRATWKRNQTLSLRRYR from the exons ATGG GGGCGTACAAGTACGTGTCGGAGCTATGGAGGAGGAAGCAGTCCGATGTGATGCGCTTCGTGCAGCGCGTCCGCTGCTGGGAGTACAGGCAGCAGCCGGCGATCGTCCGCCTAACCAGGCCCACCCGCCCCGACAAGGCCCGCCGCCTCGGCTTCAAGGCCAAGCAG GGCTATGTGGTTTACCGTGTCCGTGTCAGGCGTGGTGGCAGGAAGAGGCCTGTGCCCAAGGGTATTGTCTATGGCAAGCCAAAGCACCAGGGTGTCACCCAGCTCAAGTTCCAGAGGAACAAGAGGTCTGTTGCTGAGGAGAGGGCTGGACGTAAGATCGGTGGACTGAGGGTTCTTAACTCCTACTGGGTGAATGAG GATAGTACCTACAAGTACTTTGAGATCATCCTTGTTGATGTTGCCCACGCTGCCATCCGCAATGACCCAAGAATCAACTGGCTGTGCAAGGATGTGCACAAGCACCGTGAGCTCCGTGGCCTCACCTCCGCTGGCAAGAAGTACCGTGGCCTGCGCGGCAAGGGCAGCTCCCACCACAAGAACAGGCCGTCCAGGAGGGCTACCTGGAAGCGCAACCAGACCCTATCCCTCCGCCGCTACCGTTGA
- the LOC117844813 gene encoding casein kinase 1-like protein HD16, translating into MPELRSSTRQARLRSKKLDEPQPGEPPVKPASPAPPRAGKRAPPRAARGRKVAAGRRAPPASKPRRKGVEIVDLEADPAFKDSPKAVAGLEVAGAAKNNLALNKVAGVGVNKGLKMDGESAEKIVGVEDDSAATPVPERVQVGNSPEYVTDRKLGKGGFGQVYVGRRVSGGAARTGPDAYEVALKFEHRNSKGCNYGPPYEWQVYNALNGCYGIPSVHYKGRQGDYYILVMDMLGPSLWDVWNSMGQAMSANMAACIAVEGISILEKLHSKGFVHGDVKPENFLLGQAGSPDDKKLYLIDLGLASKWRETNGGHVDYDQRPDIFRGTIRYASVHAHLGRTGSRRDDLESLAYTLIFLIRGRLPWQGYQGDTKSFLVCKKKMATSPEMLCCFCPAPFKQFLEIVTNMKFDEEPNYAKLISLFDGLIESPASRPIRIDGALKVGQKRGRLLVNLEEDEQPKKKVRLGSPAAQWISVYNARRPMKQRYHYNVADSRLSQHIEKGNEDGLYISCVASSANLWALIMDAGTGFCSQVYELSPVFLHKDWIMEQWEKSYYITAIAGSTNGSSLVVMSKGTPYTQQSYKVSESFPYKWINKKWKEGFHVTSMATAGNRWGVVMSRNSGYSNQVVELDFLYPSEGIHRRWETGYRITSTAATNDQAAFILSMPKRKPMDETQETLRTSAFPSGHVKEKWAKNLYIASICYGRTVC; encoded by the exons ATGCCAGAACTGCGAAGCAGTACTCGTCAAGCACGCCTGAGGTCTAAGAAGCTCGACGAACCGCAGCCAGGAGAGCCACCTGTGAAGCCGGCGTCGCCTGCTCCGCCGAGAGCAGGAAAGcgtgctcctcctcgtgctGCCAGGGGCAGAAAGGTTGCTGCTGGGAGAAGAGCGCCTCCGGCATCAAAGCCTAGAAGGAAGGGGGTTGAAATTGTTGACTTAGAAGCTGATCCAGCTTTCAAAGACTCCCCTAAAGCTGTAGCTGGACTGGAAGTTGCTGGTGCAGCCAAGAACAACCTTGCTTTGAACAAGGTAGCTGGCGTTGGTGTTAATAAAGGTCTGAAAATGGATGGTGAAAGTGCTGAGAAGATTGTTGGGGTTGAAGATGATTCGGCAGCTACACCTGTCCCAGAGAgg GTTCAAGTAGGTAACTCTCCAGAGTACGTAACTGACAGGAAATTAGGTAAAGGTGGTTTTGGTCAGGTCTATGTTGGCCGAAGGGTATCTGGTGGAGCTGCTCGCACTGGTCCTGATGCCTATGAG GTTGCATTGAAATTTGAGCACCGGAACAGTAAAGGATGCAATTATGGCCCCCCATATGAGTGGCAAGTTTATAA CGCTCTCAATGGTTGCTATGGCATACCATCGGTCCACTACAAGGGTCGTCAGGGCGACTACTATATTCTT GTAATGGATATGCTTGGTCCCAGCCTTTGGGATGTGTGGAATTCAATGGGGCAGGC GATGTCTGCGAATATGGCTGCTTGCATCGCTGTAGAGGGTATATCAATTCTTGAGAAGCTCCACTCTAAAGG GTTTGTGCATGGTGATGTGAAACCAGAGAATTTTCTGCTTGGTCAGGCTGGATCGCCTGACGATAAGAAGCTTTACCTTATAGATCTTGGTTTAG CATCAAAGTGGAGGGAGACAAATGGTGGTCATGTCGATTATGATCAAAGGCCTGATATCTTTAG GGGAACTATTAGATATGCGAGTGTTCATGCCCATTTGGGGCGCACTGGTAGTAGGAGAGACGATTTGGAGTCACTGGCGTACACCCTTATTTTCCTAATAAGAGGAAGATTGCCTTGGCAAGGCTATCAG ggaGATACCAAGAGTTTTCTTGTTTGCAAGAAGAAAATGGCTACTTCTCCAGAGATGCTTTGTTGTTTCTGTCCAGCTCCATTCAAACAGTTTCTTGAGATCGTCACAAATATGAAATTTGATGAAGAGCCAAATTATGCCAAGCTTATTTCACTTTTTGATGGTTTGATTGAATCACCTGCCTCCAGACCAATCAGAATTGATGGAGCTCTCAAG GTTGGTCAGAAACGTGGAAGGTTGCTTGTAAATCTGGAAGAAGATGAGCAACCTAAAAAGAAGGTTAGATTAGGGAGCCCAGCAGCTCAATGGATTTCAGTTTATAATGCTAGGCGACCCATGAAGCAGAG GTACCATTATAACGTGGCTGACTCAAGGCTAAGTCAACATATAGAAAAGGGCAATGAGGATGGGCTGTACATTAGTTGTGTGGCTTCCTCAGCAAACCTTTGGGCTCTCATTATGGATGCAGGAACTGGTTTCTGTTCTCAAGTTTATGAGCTCTCACCAGTTTTTCTGCACAAG GACTGGATAATGGAGCAGTGGGAGAAAAGTTATTACATAACAGCAATTGCTGGATCAACCAATGGAAGTTCATTAGTTGTCATGTCCAAAG GAACTCCTTACACTCAGCAATCATACAAAGTCAGTGAATCATTCCCTTACAAGTGGATCAATAAAAAGTGGAAAGAAGGTTTTCATGTAACATCTATGGCCACCGCTGGAAATCGCTGGGGTGTGGTCATGTCAAGGAACTCAGGGTATTCTAACCAG GTTGTAGAGTTGGATTTCCTGTACCCAAGTGAAGGCATCCATCGGAGATGGGAGACTGGTTACAGGATAACTTCCACAGCAGCCACCAATGACCAAGCTGCTTTCATCTTGAGCATGCCAAAGCGGAAGCCGATGGATGAGACGCAGGAAACCCTTAGGACCTCTGCCTTCCCCAGTGGCCATGTGAAG GAGAAATGGGCGAAGAATCTCTACATAGCTTCGATCTGCTACGGACGAACTGTGTGCTGA